The nucleotide window AAAAATCTCTTCTCGGTGGTATCCCAGGAGAACATCCAGAATTCAAAAGTTCGGTTTCCTTTTAGGGCGTAGATATTGCCACCGGCCTGCGCTAATGCCCCTCCGCTCTTCACCTTTCTGTTTGAAGGATAAGTAGGAATTGGTGGTAACTCCACCCAGGTATCTAATTCTGGGAAATAACCCCAGAATTCATCGGTATTCCCACCTTTGAGGAGGTAGACAATACGCCGGCTCCCATCATAAGCCATCGCTGCCCCATCCCGCACACGGCTTCTTTTCCCCAAGCGATTAAATAAAGGCACATCCCTCCTCGTTTGCCATTCCCCATTATCATAATCGTAGGCAAAAAATTCATTATAATGAGATTTCACACAATAGATATAATCACCCGCCCTTACAAGGCAGCTTCCTGCCTTGCACTCTTTTTGACTTTTACCGGGAGGGACTTCTGGCAAAGTGGTCCAAGAATCACCCTGAATATGATAGCGATAAAATTCCCTCGTTCTGCTTCCTTTCAAAAAATAGATGTAGCGATTTTGACCCTGCCGTAAATAAGCCAATCCCGAACCGTATTTCACCTTTTTCCCAGAATAACCCAAGGGAACTCCCTTTGCTATTTGGTGCCAAGTATCTTGGTTGGTAAAATACTTCCAAAATTCCAAGGTATTTCCCCCTTTTATTGCATAGATCACGCTATCTACCCCATCATAAGTGAGGGCCGCTCCATTTTTTATCCTCCTTTTACCATCCGGGGCATAGGGAATACTGCATCTCATCGTCCAACTGTCCCCTGAGATACTATACATCTGAAATTCGTTCGTATTATTTCCCTTAAAGGCATAGATATATCTACCCCGCACCGCCACCAAACTGCCACCGTATTTTACTGGCTTTTGACTCGGTCCAAAAAGGAGATAAGGTTTCATAACCCAACCCGCTGGTGTTGGTGGTCTAACAATAAAAGTACCGATCTTGAAATTATTAGTAGGATTCTCGTCGCCAATAAGTAAGGTTGAGCACTTTGCGGTATAGGTATCGCCAATTGTGAAAAGAAGGCCCGGAAATTGAATCTCAATCGTGTCTAAGGCGGAAAGGAGAGTATCCAGAGTCCGAGAGTAAATAACCTGTCCTTTTCGGAAAATGGTAAATTGGCAGGCGAAATGCTCCTCCGTTCCCCCATAATTGATTATCCTTGCTCTTGGGACCCGGGCAGTATAAGCATCAAATTCTCCAGCAGGAGAAAGAAGGGAATCAACACCAATATCTCTTATTTGGTGGTATTTGATAATCCCGATCTCCCCTCCCGAGAAATTTCCTATTAGATAGATATCATTAAAATTGTCAAGATTTATTCCAACCAATTCGTCTCTCCCGCTTCGCACGTATCGTTTCACCCATTCCCTCTTCCCCAAGGGAGAGTACTTGATTAAAAGGAAATCAAAGTCGGAATTTGGGTCGTAACTACTCCCTCCCACATAAACGTTACTCTTTTCATCAAGGCATAAAGCAACTGCGCACTCTCGGTTATTATTTCGGTCATAAGATAAATCCCATATCCGATTACCCTGCCCGTCATATTTTAAGGTGAGAAAGTCTTCATTACTCCCATCCCAGGAAGAGCCAGTGACGTAAAGATTCCCATTAGCATCGGAAACAATGGCTCTTGGTAAATCATCATCATTGGTGGAAGAACGATTATAGTTACGGATCCAAATGGTCTCCCCATTTAAACTATATTTAACCATTCCAATATCATAAAATCCGTTGCTCGCTTCCGTATACCCGACAACAAAAAGATTTCCATTTGGAGAAAGATTGAGAAGTAATCCTTTATCCTCCCTGCCAGCAGCACGGTTGTATCTCCGAGTCCAGATGGTTTCCCCATTAGGACTATATTTTATTGTTAGAAAATCTTCGGAACCATTGTGAGAGATATAGCCTGTAACATAAACATTCCCGGCACTATCCGTAATGACCGCAGCGGCACTGTCATTGGCGCTATCCGAACCCGCATAATACCTATGCCAGAGGAGCTCGCCATTAGAAGCATATTTTATCGTCAAATAGTCATAATTAACCCCTTGCCTTTGGCTCATACCAGTAACTAAAACATTCCTGTCCTTATCCAGCGCAATTCCTGAGGGGACGTCAAATAAATCACCAGTAAATCTTCTTGTCCACACGGTATCCAAATTGGAATCATATTTTATCGTTAGGTAATCCCGGTCCGTTCCCATTCCCTTACTCCAACCGGTCACATAGAGATTACCCGAATCATCAAGAACCATTGCGGTAATCATTTCGGAATCGTTTGCTAAATGGTTATTAAAGAAGGCGCTGTCAATGAGGTTACCATTTGGGTCATATTTTAGGAGGAGAAAATCGTCCCGATTTCCTCCTCGCTCGATGAAGCCGCCAATATAAATATTGCCTAACTTATCCATTTGGCAAACCGCCGCCCGAGCGGGGGAAGGGCTATGATAGATTCTCACCCAAAGGGTATCAACCTGGGAGAAAAGAAAATTGAAAGAAAATATAGAAAAGAAAAATTTTAACCATTTCATATTCGCTCCCCTAAACTTTATAACTCATTATAACACCAAAAAAATAAAAAGTCAATCGCCATCTTCACTCCCTTCCCCAATAATTCAACCCGAACCTTTGCCTTCCCTAAGGAAGAGGAAGTTAAAAAAGAAATAGGAAGGTCCAGAATTATAGCCCAAAGAATTGGAGAGTTGACAAAAGAAAAAAAATAGGTATTATAAACTATGTTTACAGTATTATTGGTATTTCATTTTTTGGTTGCGATCATTTTGATTTTGGTCGTTCTTTTACAGCAACCGCAGAAAGGCGGAATGTCAACTGTTTTCGGCGGCGGGGAATCAATTTTCGGCGGCGGTGGTATCTCTCCCTTTATGACCAAACTCACCTCTGCCTTAGCCGCGATCTTCCTCCTCACTTCCCTCCTTCTGGTTATGACCTCCGCCCGGCAGAGTCGGACCCAATTACCTCAAAAACCAACAACCGAAGAAAGGGGACGGTGAGATGTTAGCCATTGCTAAAATAAAGGGGTTTCAATATTTAGTTAAAGAAGGGGATAAGATTATCATTCCCAACTGTCCGGTTCCCGAAGGAGAAACGATTAAGTTTGACGAGGTCCTATTTTTGAAGACCCCCGAAAGGACAATTATCGGCAATCCAACCATTGCTAGCGCCTCGGTGGAAGCCAAGGTTCTATCTCATTTTAAGGGGAAAAAGATAATTGTTTTTAAGTTCCGCCGGCGGGAGAACTATCGGCGAAAAAAAGGACACCGTGATTTACTCACCAAAATTGAAATAACGAAAATTAACCCTCCCCAATAACCCACTTGCGATAGAATCACAAATCCCACCTTTCTTTAATAAAAATTGGGCGGTAGAGGAATTGAACCTCTAACCTTCGGTATGTGAGACCGACGCTCTAACCAGTTGAGCTAACCGCCCTTTTCTCATC belongs to candidate division WOR-3 bacterium and includes:
- the secG gene encoding preprotein translocase subunit SecG → MFTVLLVFHFLVAIILILVVLLQQPQKGGMSTVFGGGESIFGGGGISPFMTKLTSALAAIFLLTSLLLVMTSARQSRTQLPQKPTTEERGR
- a CDS encoding SBBP repeat-containing protein: MKWLKFFFSIFSFNFLFSQVDTLWVRIYHSPSPARAAVCQMDKLGNIYIGGFIERGGNRDDFLLLKYDPNGNLIDSAFFNNHLANDSEMITAMVLDDSGNLYVTGWSKGMGTDRDYLTIKYDSNLDTVWTRRFTGDLFDVPSGIALDKDRNVLVTGMSQRQGVNYDYLTIKYASNGELLWHRYYAGSDSANDSAAAVITDSAGNVYVTGYISHNGSEDFLTIKYSPNGETIWTRRYNRAAGREDKGLLLNLSPNGNLFVVGYTEASNGFYDIGMVKYSLNGETIWIRNYNRSSTNDDDLPRAIVSDANGNLYVTGSSWDGSNEDFLTLKYDGQGNRIWDLSYDRNNNRECAVALCLDEKSNVYVGGSSYDPNSDFDFLLIKYSPLGKREWVKRYVRSGRDELVGINLDNFNDIYLIGNFSGGEIGIIKYHQIRDIGVDSLLSPAGEFDAYTARVPRARIINYGGTEEHFACQFTIFRKGQVIYSRTLDTLLSALDTIEIQFPGLLFTIGDTYTAKCSTLLIGDENPTNNFKIGTFIVRPPTPAGWVMKPYLLFGPSQKPVKYGGSLVAVRGRYIYAFKGNNTNEFQMYSISGDSWTMRCSIPYAPDGKRRIKNGAALTYDGVDSVIYAIKGGNTLEFWKYFTNQDTWHQIAKGVPLGYSGKKVKYGSGLAYLRQGQNRYIYFLKGSRTREFYRYHIQGDSWTTLPEVPPGKSQKECKAGSCLVRAGDYIYCVKSHYNEFFAYDYDNGEWQTRRDVPLFNRLGKRSRVRDGAAMAYDGSRRIVYLLKGGNTDEFWGYFPELDTWVELPPIPTYPSNRKVKSGGALAQAGGNIYALKGNRTFEFWMFSWDTTEKRFLEEDEEEITEKEGELRKGFHFSVYPNPNTGKFFVSYFLPERDNLVLLIYDPAGRLLQKIEKKGEGGENNFSLELNLPSGVYFLRFHPQGREGLYRKIIIK
- the rplU gene encoding 50S ribosomal protein L21 gives rise to the protein MLAIAKIKGFQYLVKEGDKIIIPNCPVPEGETIKFDEVLFLKTPERTIIGNPTIASASVEAKVLSHFKGKKIIVFKFRRRENYRRKKGHRDLLTKIEITKINPPQ